One Desulfatitalea tepidiphila genomic region harbors:
- a CDS encoding FMN-binding protein, whose protein sequence is MKEIIRITIALTLSCLLAGLVIGTTFIFTAKAKQHNEHLNVQQTMLGLLGYGPQRPAAPELQLHQVHRYIVKHNETMRMGYMLPARCSGGGPGYVWVELDLKGDFLDRHELALTPEAALSADDRKKALAGILDPGAEADFADTMIIACLGDRRTAYLLPGEFPGFKTFIKAMVALDADFQLLGLEVIEHEEDPGLGGEITQDYFKNQFVGKTFEKLKHLTVIKEPLPADYEHYLKSMGLRNSGLSESETADIRQRYKDQDIHALTGATISSAAVTNGVKAMVKKFAYRIQVLDQALADGDVKVLF, encoded by the coding sequence ATGAAAGAGATCATCCGCATCACCATCGCCCTGACCCTGTCCTGTCTGTTGGCCGGCCTGGTGATCGGCACCACATTCATCTTTACGGCCAAGGCCAAACAGCACAACGAACATCTCAATGTGCAGCAGACCATGCTCGGCCTGCTCGGTTACGGTCCCCAGCGACCAGCGGCGCCCGAGCTCCAACTGCACCAGGTCCACCGTTACATCGTAAAGCATAATGAGACGATGCGCATGGGGTATATGCTCCCGGCCCGGTGCAGCGGCGGCGGCCCGGGGTACGTGTGGGTCGAACTCGATCTGAAGGGAGACTTTCTCGACCGCCACGAACTGGCGCTCACGCCCGAGGCGGCCCTCTCCGCCGATGACCGTAAAAAGGCCCTGGCCGGCATCCTCGATCCAGGGGCCGAGGCCGACTTCGCCGACACCATGATCATCGCCTGCCTGGGCGACCGGCGGACGGCGTACCTGCTCCCCGGCGAGTTTCCCGGGTTCAAGACCTTCATCAAGGCCATGGTGGCCCTGGACGCCGACTTTCAGCTGCTGGGCCTGGAGGTCATCGAGCACGAGGAAGACCCCGGCCTGGGCGGCGAGATCACCCAGGATTATTTCAAAAACCAGTTCGTGGGCAAAACCTTCGAAAAACTCAAGCACCTCACGGTCATCAAGGAGCCGCTGCCGGCCGACTACGAGCATTATCTCAAATCCATGGGCCTGCGGAACAGCGGCCTTTCGGAAAGCGAAACCGCCGACATACGGCAGCGTTACAAGGACCAGGACATCCATGCCTTGACCGGCGCCACCATTTCCAGTGCCGCCGTCACCAACGGGGTCAAGGCCATGGTGAAAAAGTTCGCCTACCGCATTCAAGTCCTCGACCAGGCCCTGGCCGATGGCGATGTAAAGGTATTGTTTTAG
- a CDS encoding 4Fe-4S dicluster domain-containing protein, which yields MGDYIITTNPNRCIACHACEIACKSEKNIPLEATLGKIVVLGPKMVNGKPKMSSVFVPCFHCEKAWCLEACPTEAIRRREKDGLVYIIESLCVGCKACIMACPWHIPQWNSETGKAIKCDLCMDRIDQGLEPACVSVCPTDALSFGRPEELSDKTREAYAHGLLERNLSATSVRL from the coding sequence ATGGGTGATTACATCATTACCACCAATCCGAATCGCTGCATTGCGTGTCATGCCTGCGAGATTGCCTGTAAATCGGAAAAAAATATTCCGCTGGAAGCGACCCTGGGCAAAATCGTGGTCCTGGGTCCCAAGATGGTCAACGGCAAACCCAAAATGAGTTCGGTGTTCGTGCCCTGTTTTCACTGTGAAAAGGCCTGGTGCCTGGAGGCATGTCCCACCGAGGCCATCCGCCGCAGGGAAAAGGACGGTCTCGTTTATATCATCGAAAGCCTCTGCGTGGGCTGCAAGGCGTGCATCATGGCCTGCCCGTGGCACATCCCCCAATGGAATTCCGAGACGGGCAAGGCGATCAAGTGCGACCTGTGCATGGACCGCATCGACCAGGGCCTGGAGCCGGCCTGTGTGTCGGTCTGCCCCACCGATGCGCTCTCGTTCGGCAGGCCCGAGGAACTCTCCGACAAGACGCGCGAAGCCTACGCGCACGGATTGCTCGAAAGAAACCTATCAGCGACATCGGTGCGGTTATGA
- the rsxE gene encoding electron transport complex subunit RsxE, with translation MAATTKTNMQLVVNGLLNENPIFRLALSMCPAVGISTTVANGLLLGVAVLFVQVFSSCTIALIKDHIHPRIRIPTYTLTIATWVTVIDLVLAAYLPVAYKAMGIFVRLIVAFAIITMRLEVFACRNTVAASFWDGVGMGFGFMFGMATLGAVREVMGMGTLLGYDVLGFRPMLFFVLPAAGFFLVGFMMAMFNYVETLYNRRAKRGS, from the coding sequence GTGGCTGCAACCACCAAAACCAACATGCAGCTGGTCGTCAACGGCCTGCTCAACGAAAACCCCATTTTTCGCCTGGCCCTGAGCATGTGCCCGGCCGTGGGCATCAGTACGACGGTCGCCAACGGCTTGCTGCTAGGGGTGGCGGTGCTGTTTGTGCAGGTCTTTTCGAGCTGCACCATCGCGCTGATCAAAGACCACATTCACCCGCGCATCCGCATTCCGACCTACACGCTGACCATCGCCACCTGGGTGACCGTCATCGACCTGGTCCTGGCGGCCTATCTGCCGGTGGCGTACAAGGCTATGGGCATCTTCGTGCGGCTGATCGTGGCCTTTGCCATCATCACCATGCGCCTGGAGGTGTTCGCCTGCCGCAACACCGTGGCCGCTTCCTTCTGGGACGGCGTCGGTATGGGGTTCGGCTTCATGTTCGGCATGGCGACCCTGGGCGCGGTGCGCGAGGTGATGGGGATGGGCACCCTCCTGGGATACGATGTATTGGGGTTCCGGCCCATGCTCTTCTTCGTGCTGCCGGCGGCCGGATTTTTCCTGGTCGGATTCATGATGGCGATGTTCAATTATGTTGAAACGCTCTACAACCGGCGGGCGAAGCGAGGATCGTGA
- the gshB gene encoding glutathione synthase, whose translation MKIAFLMDKLESIDPKYETTSHLMYECNQRGHTVFFLEPHDVYIRANEVVARMRNITVAPDLPMETYWAALIECLKKDELIFETITELDALFLRKDPPLNYQTLEFLESVNRKVFMINQTVGQILGNSKLYILNFPEIIPETHVSRDPKRLVRLIEDFGGAMIIKPLRRFGGEGVIKVSTRDQENLHSLLHYYTRSNRPYEDREPIMVQEYLEAGREGDVRILLLNGEILGAMRRIPKPGEFRSNVKAGARVVPHKISRHEVAICEAIRPRLVRDGLYFVGIDVIGDKLIEVNCVSPGGIPRINALDSVRLEVPVIDFVEQRARLHELEGPPQTMEL comes from the coding sequence ATGAAGATCGCCTTTTTGATGGACAAGCTCGAATCGATCGACCCGAAATATGAAACCACCAGCCATTTGATGTATGAATGCAATCAGCGGGGCCACACCGTCTTTTTTTTAGAGCCCCACGACGTCTATATTCGCGCCAACGAAGTGGTGGCCCGGATGCGAAATATCACCGTGGCCCCGGATTTGCCCATGGAGACGTACTGGGCGGCCTTGATCGAATGCCTGAAAAAAGATGAACTCATCTTCGAAACCATTACCGAGCTGGATGCCCTGTTTCTGCGCAAAGATCCGCCCCTGAACTATCAGACCCTGGAATTCTTGGAGTCGGTCAACCGCAAGGTGTTCATGATCAACCAGACGGTGGGGCAGATTCTGGGGAACTCCAAATTGTACATCCTCAATTTTCCGGAGATCATTCCCGAAACCCACGTATCCCGGGACCCCAAGCGCCTGGTGCGCCTCATCGAGGATTTCGGCGGGGCCATGATCATCAAGCCGCTGAGACGTTTCGGCGGAGAAGGCGTCATCAAGGTCAGCACGCGCGACCAGGAGAATCTGCACTCATTGCTCCATTACTATACCCGTTCCAATCGGCCCTATGAAGATCGTGAACCGATCATGGTGCAGGAATACCTGGAAGCCGGGAGAGAAGGAGACGTCCGCATCCTGCTGCTCAATGGCGAGATTCTGGGGGCGATGCGCCGCATCCCCAAACCGGGCGAGTTCCGTTCCAATGTGAAGGCCGGCGCCAGAGTGGTTCCCCATAAGATTTCCAGACATGAGGTGGCCATTTGTGAAGCCATTCGGCCAAGGCTGGTGCGGGACGGTCTCTATTTCGTCGGGATCGACGTCATCGGTGACAAGCTGATCGAAGTCAATTGCGTTTCTCCGGGCGGTATTCCCCGCATCAACGCGCTCGACTCGGTCCGGCTGGAGGTGCCGGTCATCGATTTCGTGGAACAGAGGGCTCGGCTGCATGAGTTGGAAGGCCCGCCTCAAACAATGGAATTGTGA
- the fliB gene encoding flagellin lysine-N-methylase has product MPAPSFLLKMPACIKDFRCLGAQCEDHCCYGWEVNVDQKSYERYRRLASTGLGARIQKALERNSKDPSETCYAKFRRKTETCPFLTPQRLCRIHAELGEDFLPDTCALFPRHLRARASWVEVSASMACPEIARRVLANPQAVETIDLRLDPAYRLPRGVESALPGEVEASGFLLRGFAVALLKDRRHALWQRLLLLGFLLETVGSQPPGLSGAAMESLLDGFARRMAAGELMGLMESAPVLTGLQLQLVGRLYDEVLPTVRVKAFNACVEACWGGLDPSGAGIFSQDVARRYDAAHRDRYLPFFENHGFMLENFLVHYLWHHDFCFHRGRRVYDDYVTMVLHFAMLKTCLIGLAARPHGEMKGEMVRRLMYALTKVVEPDARFRDYALGLLAGSGCTAMMHLAVLIKN; this is encoded by the coding sequence ATGCCAGCCCCATCGTTTTTGCTGAAAATGCCAGCCTGTATCAAAGACTTCAGGTGCCTCGGCGCCCAATGCGAGGACCACTGCTGTTATGGCTGGGAGGTAAATGTCGATCAAAAATCTTACGAGCGGTATCGCCGCCTGGCTTCAACGGGGCTCGGCGCGCGAATTCAAAAGGCGCTCGAGCGCAATTCCAAGGACCCTTCCGAGACCTGCTACGCGAAATTCCGGCGCAAGACCGAAACGTGCCCCTTCCTGACCCCTCAACGGCTTTGCCGGATCCATGCCGAACTGGGCGAAGATTTTCTGCCCGACACCTGTGCTCTTTTCCCCCGGCACTTGAGGGCCAGGGCATCGTGGGTCGAAGTTTCCGCCTCCATGGCATGTCCCGAGATCGCCCGTCGCGTTTTGGCAAATCCCCAGGCCGTCGAGACGATCGATCTGCGCCTCGATCCCGCATACCGCTTGCCGCGCGGGGTGGAATCGGCGTTGCCGGGCGAAGTCGAGGCCAGCGGCTTCCTGCTGAGGGGTTTTGCCGTGGCGCTCCTGAAAGATCGCCGCCATGCCTTATGGCAACGTCTTCTGTTGCTCGGCTTCCTTTTGGAAACCGTCGGCTCCCAGCCGCCGGGCTTGAGCGGGGCGGCCATGGAATCGCTTCTGGATGGCTTTGCACGCCGGATGGCCGCCGGCGAGCTGATGGGCCTGATGGAAAGTGCGCCTGTGCTCACCGGCTTGCAGTTGCAGCTTGTCGGACGGCTGTATGACGAAGTGTTGCCGACCGTGAGGGTAAAGGCCTTCAATGCGTGTGTCGAGGCGTGTTGGGGCGGACTGGACCCCTCCGGCGCGGGGATTTTTTCACAGGATGTCGCTCGCCGCTACGATGCCGCCCATCGCGACCGCTATCTCCCCTTTTTCGAGAATCACGGCTTCATGCTGGAAAATTTTCTGGTCCACTACCTGTGGCATCACGATTTCTGTTTTCACCGGGGGCGACGCGTGTATGACGACTATGTGACGATGGTCCTGCACTTCGCCATGCTCAAGACCTGTTTGATCGGTCTTGCGGCGCGGCCGCACGGAGAGATGAAAGGGGAAATGGTCCGCCGGCTGATGTATGCGTTGACCAAGGTGGTGGAGCCGGATGCGCGTTTCAGGGATTACGCCCTCGGGTTGCTGGCCGGGAGCGGATGTACGGCAATGATGCACCTGGCGGTGCTGATCAAGAATTGA
- the rsxC gene encoding electron transport complex subunit RsxC translates to MRTQLATFPKGGVHPKENKDLTRALPIETMPDPSKVSLFLKQHVGAPCQVSVPPRVDAPIDDGLLLAASHPGAVFRLLVHKKERVNVGDRVGDTGNRLGAVLHASVGGMVQGVENALHYQEGKAQALVIQTDPESVPPQYSEVDWRAFSREEIQARIAAAGIVGLGGAGFPTDVKLNVKPGTRLDTLILNGAECEPYITCDHRVMVTYAREIVEGARILLTVLGITYCAIGVENNKPDAIAALNEAIARARADDGFRIEVKPLAVKYPQGSADQIMQSITGRVRPSGQRSSSIGIIVQNVYTTKMVYDAVALGKPLTERVITITGRAIARPANLRVKIGTPISEIVNYLGGTTPDLCKVVVGGPMMGFAVSDLDIPITKTTPGVLFLSHEEVDAQAFGPCIRCGFCLDACPMGLEPNTIGIYVEAGRGAETEPFGLMDDCFECGSCAYACPAKRPLVQFIRLARIEINQARKLKEAREQIRKAG, encoded by the coding sequence ATGAGAACTCAACTGGCGACTTTCCCCAAGGGCGGCGTCCATCCCAAGGAGAACAAGGACCTGACCCGCGCGCTGCCCATCGAAACGATGCCCGATCCATCCAAGGTGTCGTTGTTTTTAAAACAGCACGTCGGCGCGCCCTGTCAGGTCTCCGTGCCGCCCCGGGTCGATGCGCCCATCGACGACGGGCTCCTGTTGGCCGCATCCCATCCCGGTGCGGTCTTCCGCCTGCTGGTGCACAAAAAAGAGCGGGTCAACGTAGGAGACCGGGTGGGCGACACGGGCAACCGCCTCGGCGCCGTGCTGCATGCCAGCGTGGGCGGCATGGTGCAGGGGGTGGAAAACGCCCTTCACTATCAGGAGGGCAAGGCGCAGGCGCTGGTCATCCAGACCGACCCTGAATCGGTGCCGCCCCAATACAGCGAGGTGGATTGGCGGGCCTTTTCCAGGGAGGAGATCCAGGCGCGCATCGCCGCGGCCGGCATCGTCGGCTTGGGCGGGGCAGGGTTTCCCACGGACGTGAAACTCAATGTCAAACCCGGCACCCGGCTCGACACCCTGATCCTCAACGGCGCCGAATGCGAACCCTACATCACCTGCGACCACCGTGTCATGGTGACCTATGCCCGGGAAATCGTCGAAGGCGCCAGGATCCTCCTCACGGTGCTTGGCATCACCTATTGCGCCATCGGCGTGGAAAACAACAAGCCCGACGCCATTGCCGCCTTGAACGAGGCCATCGCCCGGGCCAGAGCGGACGACGGCTTCAGGATCGAAGTCAAGCCCCTGGCGGTCAAATATCCCCAGGGGTCGGCCGACCAGATCATGCAGAGCATCACCGGCCGGGTGCGTCCTTCGGGCCAGCGCTCTTCGAGCATCGGCATCATCGTCCAGAACGTCTACACCACCAAAATGGTCTACGATGCCGTGGCGTTGGGCAAACCCCTGACCGAACGCGTCATCACGATCACCGGACGGGCCATCGCGCGACCGGCCAACCTGCGCGTCAAAATCGGTACCCCTATTTCGGAAATCGTGAATTACCTCGGCGGCACCACGCCGGACCTGTGCAAGGTCGTGGTCGGCGGCCCGATGATGGGGTTTGCCGTGTCCGACCTGGACATTCCCATCACCAAAACGACGCCCGGGGTCCTGTTCCTCAGCCACGAGGAGGTCGACGCCCAGGCCTTCGGCCCGTGCATCCGCTGCGGATTCTGCCTGGATGCCTGCCCCATGGGGCTGGAACCCAACACCATCGGCATCTATGTCGAGGCGGGCCGGGGCGCCGAAACCGAACCCTTCGGCTTGATGGATGACTGTTTCGAATGCGGCAGCTGCGCCTATGCCTGCCCGGCCAAGCGCCCCCTGGTGCAGTTCATCCGCCTGGCCCGCATCGAGATCAACCAGGCCCGTAAGCTCAAAGAGGCCCGCGAACAGATAAGAAAAGCAGGATAA
- a CDS encoding electron transport complex protein RnfA: MKHDVKAFWMLMLIIATLWIGGCEAPNFIKAAQFEETDRIVLTFAGPVDPAWAEDPSHFTVNEKPDPDILLDIASVRLSPDRSRLTLTLVDPINQDQPHQVVAKEIVSEGRNLGTQSVTVSKPYFGYLVSILIGALLIQNFVFSKYLGLCVFFGTSQKKSTAVGMGITFTFVIVFASLMSWFLYQFVLKPYRLDYLQIIVFIGLVSLTVQAVDTVLRKINPALFKAFGVYLVLVIANCIVIAVPLILADNEYNMIESLMLALGAGLGFLLALFLMSSVRERLDFANVPTSYRGLPIAFIVAGLFALSFMGFSGMSIF, encoded by the coding sequence ATGAAACATGATGTAAAAGCCTTCTGGATGCTCATGTTGATCATCGCCACGCTGTGGATCGGCGGGTGCGAGGCGCCCAATTTCATCAAGGCGGCGCAATTCGAGGAGACGGACCGGATCGTGTTGACCTTCGCCGGCCCGGTGGACCCGGCGTGGGCGGAAGACCCCAGCCATTTCACGGTCAACGAAAAGCCGGACCCCGATATCCTCCTGGACATCGCCAGCGTGCGCCTCAGTCCGGATCGGAGCCGCCTGACCCTCACCCTGGTCGACCCCATCAACCAGGATCAGCCCCACCAGGTCGTCGCCAAGGAGATCGTCTCCGAAGGCCGCAACCTGGGCACCCAAAGCGTCACCGTATCCAAGCCCTATTTTGGATACCTGGTCAGCATTCTGATCGGCGCCTTGCTCATCCAGAACTTCGTCTTTTCCAAGTACCTGGGCCTGTGCGTCTTTTTCGGTACCTCCCAGAAGAAGAGCACGGCCGTCGGCATGGGGATCACCTTCACCTTCGTCATCGTTTTCGCTTCCCTGATGTCGTGGTTCCTCTACCAGTTCGTACTCAAGCCCTATCGCCTGGACTACCTGCAGATCATCGTCTTCATCGGCCTGGTATCGCTTACCGTCCAGGCGGTGGACACGGTGCTTCGCAAGATCAATCCGGCCCTGTTCAAGGCCTTCGGCGTCTATCTGGTGCTGGTGATCGCCAACTGCATCGTCATCGCCGTTCCGCTCATTCTGGCCGACAACGAATACAACATGATCGAGAGCCTGATGCTGGCCCTGGGCGCCGGGCTGGGATTCCTGCTGGCCCTGTTTTTGATGTCCTCGGTGCGTGAACGGCTCGATTTTGCCAATGTCCCCACATCATACCGGGGGCTGCCCATCGCATTCATCGTGGCCGGACTGTTCGCCCTATCGTTCATGGGCTTTTCCGGCATGTCGATTTTTTGA
- a CDS encoding RnfABCDGE type electron transport complex subunit D, with protein MATHHSTIPHQSCDGADGHHLLVSVSPHLKSDLTVSRIMWTVVACLMPPLLLSIFVFGFQTLIITLVSVISCVATEAIAQRLLGRPVTVKDGSAVITGVLLAYVIPPGVPLWTPVFGGVMAIFVTKVIMGGLGFNIFNPALIGRAFLVATYPVAMTTSWLSPIRDWAIFKHTGPAVDAVSSATPLYVLKHYGMAAMLEQFGSRATVYKDFFLGAMPGCIGETSALLLLLGGLYLIFKGYIRWHIPVSVIASTGVLTWIFGGERLFTGDPIIAVLSGGLMLGAFFMATDYVTSPNQRAGQIVFGIGVGALTVLIRLKGGYPEGVCYAILLMNPLTPAIDQLFKPKRFSQGAVQ; from the coding sequence ATGGCAACTCACCACTCTACCATACCCCATCAATCGTGCGACGGGGCCGACGGGCACCACCTGCTGGTATCGGTATCGCCCCATCTGAAAAGCGATCTGACCGTATCGCGGATCATGTGGACCGTGGTCGCCTGCCTGATGCCGCCGCTGCTCCTCTCCATATTCGTCTTTGGTTTCCAGACTCTGATCATCACTCTGGTCAGCGTGATCAGTTGCGTGGCCACCGAGGCGATCGCCCAGAGGCTCCTGGGCCGCCCCGTCACCGTCAAGGACGGCAGCGCCGTGATCACCGGCGTGCTGCTGGCCTACGTGATCCCCCCGGGCGTTCCCTTGTGGACGCCGGTGTTCGGCGGGGTGATGGCCATCTTCGTCACCAAGGTCATCATGGGGGGTCTCGGCTTCAACATCTTCAACCCCGCCCTGATCGGCAGAGCCTTCCTGGTCGCCACCTATCCGGTGGCCATGACCACGTCCTGGCTCTCCCCGATCCGGGACTGGGCGATCTTCAAACACACGGGCCCCGCCGTGGATGCGGTCTCCTCGGCCACGCCCCTCTACGTGCTCAAACATTACGGGATGGCGGCCATGCTCGAACAGTTCGGCTCCCGCGCGACGGTCTACAAAGACTTCTTCCTCGGCGCCATGCCCGGCTGCATCGGCGAAACGTCGGCCCTGCTGCTTCTCCTCGGGGGTCTCTACCTGATCTTCAAAGGGTATATCCGGTGGCACATCCCGGTGTCGGTCATCGCATCGACCGGCGTGCTCACCTGGATCTTCGGCGGTGAGCGGCTGTTTACCGGCGATCCGATCATCGCGGTCCTTTCCGGCGGTTTGATGCTCGGGGCGTTTTTCATGGCCACCGACTACGTGACCTCTCCGAATCAGCGCGCCGGACAGATCGTCTTCGGCATCGGCGTCGGCGCCTTGACCGTGCTCATCCGGCTCAAGGGCGGCTACCCGGAAGGGGTCTGCTATGCCATCTTGCTGATGAACCCGCTGACACCGGCCATCGACCAACTCTTCAAGCCGAAACGATTTTCCCAGGGGGCGGTCCAATGA
- a CDS encoding iron-sulfur cluster assembly scaffold protein, translating into MNPWNLVLGVGILLIVTLVWFVFYYCFNPHVDEPDGGARVVGSCGDVMEIRLKFEADRVVQGSPWTNGCAHSFNCVWAAVDLARGKTAEEILDIDAAMIRRAVGELPRDHWHCASLAAETLHAAIDNYMQAGWKTTSDSN; encoded by the coding sequence ATGAACCCATGGAACCTCGTGCTTGGGGTCGGTATCCTGTTGATCGTCACCCTGGTGTGGTTCGTTTTTTACTATTGCTTCAACCCCCATGTGGACGAGCCGGACGGCGGCGCCCGGGTGGTGGGGAGCTGCGGCGATGTGATGGAGATCCGCCTCAAGTTCGAAGCCGACCGCGTGGTGCAGGGCTCGCCGTGGACCAACGGATGCGCCCACAGCTTCAACTGCGTCTGGGCCGCGGTGGACCTGGCCAGGGGCAAGACGGCCGAGGAGATCCTGGATATAGACGCGGCCATGATCCGTCGGGCCGTCGGGGAGCTGCCGCGGGACCACTGGCACTGCGCCAGTCTGGCCGCCGAAACCCTGCACGCCGCCATCGACAACTACATGCAAGCCGGCTGGAAAACGACCAGCGATTCTAACTGA
- the rnfB gene encoding RnfABCDGE type electron transport complex subunit B, with translation MDPLYIKLALGGIALLASIGLFFGIGLALAAHKFAVEINPKVEAVKEVLAGAQCGGCGFAGCEAYAEAVVTDPDVPPNLCFPGKASVAEAVARITGKQMGAVEDLVAVVHCARSIRKDYQKYDYIGYGVCSGANLAFAGPTDCQFGCVGFGECAANCPFQAIAMDENHFPVINEETCVGCGQCVKTCPKGLITLVPKKARAIVRCSSRDPGKVTHQICAAGCMHCMSCVRACPAEAVGLVDGVIRIDHQKCLAYGPKCEEACIKACFMVHAIQPHSRQPLFQVEKRHEPTEQEALAL, from the coding sequence ATGGATCCTTTGTATATCAAACTGGCCTTGGGTGGCATCGCCCTGCTGGCCAGCATCGGTCTGTTCTTCGGGATCGGGTTGGCCCTGGCGGCCCACAAATTCGCAGTGGAAATCAATCCCAAGGTGGAGGCGGTCAAAGAGGTCCTGGCCGGGGCCCAGTGCGGCGGCTGCGGCTTCGCCGGGTGCGAAGCGTATGCTGAGGCCGTGGTAACGGATCCGGACGTGCCACCCAATTTGTGTTTTCCGGGAAAGGCGTCCGTGGCCGAGGCCGTGGCGCGCATCACCGGAAAACAGATGGGCGCCGTCGAAGACCTCGTGGCGGTAGTGCATTGCGCCCGGTCGATTCGTAAAGATTACCAGAAATACGATTACATCGGCTACGGCGTCTGCTCGGGCGCCAATCTGGCCTTCGCCGGTCCCACGGACTGTCAATTCGGGTGTGTCGGTTTCGGCGAGTGCGCCGCCAATTGTCCGTTCCAGGCCATTGCCATGGACGAGAACCATTTCCCGGTGATCAACGAAGAGACGTGTGTGGGATGCGGCCAGTGTGTGAAGACCTGCCCCAAGGGATTGATCACCCTAGTCCCCAAGAAGGCCCGCGCCATCGTGCGCTGCAGCAGCCGGGACCCCGGCAAGGTCACCCACCAGATCTGCGCGGCGGGGTGCATGCACTGCATGTCGTGCGTGCGGGCCTGCCCGGCCGAGGCCGTGGGCCTGGTCGACGGCGTGATCCGCATCGATCACCAGAAGTGCCTGGCCTATGGGCCCAAGTGCGAAGAGGCCTGCATCAAGGCCTGTTTCATGGTGCACGCCATTCAACCCCACAGCCGGCAGCCCTTGTTCCAGGTGGAAAAACGCCATGAGCCCACCGAGCAAGAAGCCCTGGCACTGTAA